In Candidatus Eremiobacteraceae bacterium, a single window of DNA contains:
- a CDS encoding branched-chain amino acid ABC transporter permease, producing the protein MPNQIAETVFDGLTRGMLYVLLALGLNIILGLMGVINFSHGAFFALGAYITFTLSTKIGLFPAIIVAALCMAVLGMLMESVFIRRLYGRPPEHVLMFTFGAFLIFVQIIRKVWGDTPEPLSPSGWLAGSINLGFMQYPTFRLIVVLVTIVVVILVYLMLERTNLGLTIRAGTRDSEMVSILGINMPLTFTVVFGLGSLLGGLAGGLEAPLYNIDPNMGATYIIIAFLVVIVGGIGSFWGAVVGGLIIGLLQEFTVQLIPGGSSAEDIVPFAFMLLILLIRPRGLFGTEGLFD; encoded by the coding sequence GTGCCGAACCAGATCGCTGAGACCGTCTTCGACGGGCTCACGCGCGGCATGCTCTACGTGCTGCTGGCCCTCGGTCTTAACATCATCCTCGGGCTGATGGGCGTTATCAACTTCTCGCACGGCGCGTTCTTCGCGCTGGGCGCGTACATCACGTTTACGCTCTCCACCAAGATCGGTCTGTTCCCGGCGATCATCGTCGCCGCGCTGTGCATGGCGGTGCTCGGCATGCTCATGGAGAGCGTGTTCATCCGCCGCCTCTACGGCCGGCCGCCGGAACACGTGCTGATGTTCACGTTCGGCGCGTTCTTGATCTTCGTCCAGATCATCCGCAAGGTGTGGGGCGACACGCCCGAACCGCTCTCGCCCAGCGGCTGGCTTGCGGGATCGATCAATCTCGGCTTCATGCAGTACCCGACCTTCCGTCTCATCGTCGTTCTCGTGACCATCGTCGTGGTCATCTTGGTTTACCTCATGCTCGAGCGCACCAATCTCGGGCTGACGATCCGCGCCGGCACGCGCGACAGCGAGATGGTGAGCATCTTGGGCATCAACATGCCGCTGACGTTCACCGTGGTGTTCGGCCTCGGGTCGCTGCTGGGCGGCCTGGCGGGCGGGCTTGAAGCGCCGCTCTATAACATCGATCCGAACATGGGCGCCACCTACATCATCATCGCGTTCCTGGTGGTGATCGTCGGCGGCATCGGCTCGTTCTGGGGCGCGGTGGTCGGCGGGCTCATCATCGGCTTGCTGCAGGAATTCACGGTCCAGCTGATCCCAGGCGGTTCGTCCGCCGAAGATATCGTGCCGTTCGCCTTCATGCTGCTCATCTTGTTG
- a CDS encoding ABC transporter substrate-binding protein has protein sequence MSKSERPDKSLTRKDFLGGIGVAAAAAAGASTGVATSLGYAPATVADNAPILIGDVDETSGVYAVSGASQSLGKKVCVDEWNARGGVLGRKIQLIHADTAAKPDVAVPNATKLIEQDQVDVLVGEVSSGVGLALSALAQRLGIVYVAAGTHDTTITGSNARLCCFRTTAANSMLANATAKALLPFGKKWFFITPDYAYGHSAQAGFQTVLEANGGQSLGNELTAFPVNSGDFTAQLTKAKNSGADVLVLSWYGGDLVNGLKQYVQLGLDKVFKQVGGPLNGVEVGLGYGPENNRGIWGAPWSPDYPTEGSQQLVAKLKAAGATYVDWRMYLGWLATEAAITGILRAGTTEATRLVHAMEDLTFNGLQKKFCHIRACDHQNELDVVVQQAIPKSQWKYTNQFFKITQIVPASETLEPCSQSDAPAKLATQTIPTREGYTPKTKA, from the coding sequence ATGTCGAAATCCGAGCGCCCCGATAAGTCGCTTACCCGCAAAGATTTTCTCGGCGGCATCGGCGTCGCCGCCGCCGCCGCCGCGGGCGCGAGCACAGGCGTCGCGACCTCGCTCGGCTATGCGCCGGCGACCGTGGCCGACAACGCGCCCATCCTGATCGGCGACGTCGACGAGACCAGCGGCGTCTATGCGGTCAGCGGCGCGAGCCAGTCGCTCGGCAAGAAGGTCTGCGTCGACGAGTGGAACGCCAGGGGCGGCGTGCTGGGCCGCAAGATCCAGCTCATCCACGCCGACACCGCGGCCAAGCCCGACGTCGCCGTGCCCAACGCCACTAAGCTCATCGAGCAGGATCAGGTCGACGTCCTCGTCGGCGAGGTCTCGTCAGGCGTCGGCCTAGCCCTCTCGGCGCTGGCGCAGCGCCTCGGCATCGTCTACGTCGCCGCGGGAACGCACGATACGACGATCACCGGCAGCAACGCGCGCCTGTGCTGCTTCCGCACCACGGCCGCCAACTCGATGCTCGCCAACGCCACCGCCAAAGCGCTGCTGCCGTTCGGCAAGAAGTGGTTCTTCATCACCCCGGATTACGCGTACGGACATTCGGCGCAAGCCGGTTTCCAAACCGTCCTTGAAGCCAACGGCGGCCAGTCGCTCGGCAACGAGCTCACCGCGTTCCCCGTCAACTCCGGCGATTTCACCGCGCAGCTGACCAAGGCCAAGAACAGCGGCGCCGATGTGCTCGTGCTGAGCTGGTACGGCGGCGATCTCGTCAACGGATTGAAGCAGTACGTGCAGCTGGGCCTGGACAAGGTGTTCAAACAGGTCGGAGGGCCGCTCAACGGCGTCGAGGTCGGACTCGGGTATGGTCCGGAGAACAACCGCGGCATTTGGGGCGCACCGTGGTCGCCCGATTATCCGACCGAAGGCTCCCAGCAGCTCGTCGCCAAGCTCAAAGCGGCCGGTGCCACGTACGTCGACTGGCGCATGTACCTGGGCTGGCTGGCGACCGAGGCCGCGATCACCGGCATCCTGCGCGCCGGCACGACCGAGGCGACGCGCCTGGTGCACGCGATGGAAGACCTCACGTTCAACGGCCTGCAGAAGAAGTTCTGCCACATCCGCGCGTGCGACCACCAGAACGAGCTCGATGTGGTCGTCCAGCAAGCCATCCCCAAGTCGCAATGGAAATACACCAACCAGTTCTTCAAGATCACGCAGATCGTGCCGGCCAGCGAAACCCTCGAGCCGTGCAGCCAAAGCGATGCGCCGGCGAAGCTGGCGACCCAGACCATCCCAACGCGCGAAGGCTACACCCCGAAGACCAAGGCGTAA